Proteins from a genomic interval of Benincasa hispida cultivar B227 chromosome 7, ASM972705v1, whole genome shotgun sequence:
- the LOC120080779 gene encoding uncharacterized membrane protein YuiD-like isoform X1 translates to MDDATASSGSLINGPPSRSPSSFSSTIFTNYPLISSLLAFAIAQSIKFFTSWYKERRWDFKKLVGSGGMPSSHSSAVSALAIAIGLQEGFGASVFAVALILACVVMYDATGVRLQAGRQAEVLNQIVYELPAEHPLAESRPLRELLGHTPPQVIAGGLLGIITSSIGQLMIILTRS, encoded by the exons ATGGATGATGCGACGGCTTCATCAGGGTCGTTGATCAATGGACCTCCTTCCCGATCACCCTCTTCCTTTTCTTCCACCATTTTTACTAATTACCCTCTCATTTCTTCTCTCCTCGCCTTCGCTATTGCCCAGTCCATCAAGTTCTTCACCTCCTG GTATAAGGAAAGACGATGGGATTTTAAGAAACTAGTTGGATCTGGTGGAATGCCTTCATCTCATTCCTCCGCTGTTTCTGCTCTTGCTATAGCCATTGGGCTCCAAGAAGGATTTGGAGCATCAGTCTTTGCTGTTGCATTGATCTTAGCATGTGTT GTAATGTATGATGCAACTGGTGTGAGATTACAAGCTGGACGCCAAGCAGAG GTTTTAAATCAAATTGTTTATGAGCTTCCTGCTGAACATCCTTTGGCTGAGAGCAGACCATTGCGAGAACTTCTTGGCCACACCCCTCCCCAG GTTATAGCTGGAGGTTTGCTTGGTATTATCACCTCTTCTATTGGCCAGTTGATGATCATATTGACAAGGTCTTGA
- the LOC120080779 gene encoding uncharacterized membrane protein YuiD-like isoform X2: protein MDDATASSGSLINGPPSRSPSSFSSTIFTNYPLISSLLAFAIAQSIKFFTSWYKERRWDFKKLVGSGGMPSSHSSAVSALAIAIGLQEGFGASVFAVALILACVVMYDATGVRLQAGRQAEVLNQIVYELPAEHPLAESRPLRELLGHTPPQVSIKMTFYSYSWRFAWYYHLFYWPVDDHIDKVLNIVLK from the exons ATGGATGATGCGACGGCTTCATCAGGGTCGTTGATCAATGGACCTCCTTCCCGATCACCCTCTTCCTTTTCTTCCACCATTTTTACTAATTACCCTCTCATTTCTTCTCTCCTCGCCTTCGCTATTGCCCAGTCCATCAAGTTCTTCACCTCCTG GTATAAGGAAAGACGATGGGATTTTAAGAAACTAGTTGGATCTGGTGGAATGCCTTCATCTCATTCCTCCGCTGTTTCTGCTCTTGCTATAGCCATTGGGCTCCAAGAAGGATTTGGAGCATCAGTCTTTGCTGTTGCATTGATCTTAGCATGTGTT GTAATGTATGATGCAACTGGTGTGAGATTACAAGCTGGACGCCAAGCAGAG GTTTTAAATCAAATTGTTTATGAGCTTCCTGCTGAACATCCTTTGGCTGAGAGCAGACCATTGCGAGAACTTCTTGGCCACACCCCTCCCCAGGTTTCCATTAAGATGACATTCTACA GTTATAGCTGGAGGTTTGCTTGGTATTATCACCTCTTCTATTGGCCAGTTGATGATCATATTGACAAGGTCTTGAACATTGTGCTGAAGTAG